In one window of Oscillatoria salina IIICB1 DNA:
- the hslO gene encoding Hsp33 family molecular chaperone HslO has product MVDKLIRATAADGGIRAVGVITTRLTEEARQRHKLSYVATAALGRTMSAGLLLVSSMKKEGSRVNIRIRGNGPLGGLLVDAGLDGTVRGYVDNPGVELPPNHLGKLDVGSAIGRDGYLYVVRDVGYGYPYSSTVGLVSGEIGDDITHYLVSSEQTPSALLVGVFVGAEGVTAAGGILLQVMPKAARDEELVKTLESRVAQLSGFTPLLRLGKTLPEILTQLLGDMGLVILPEVQMVRFHCRCSFARVLGALKMLGVDELQDMIVKDDGAEATCDFCGEVYHASSNQLERLIEDLQAESV; this is encoded by the coding sequence ATGGTTGACAAATTAATTCGCGCTACAGCAGCAGATGGTGGAATTAGAGCAGTTGGCGTAATTACAACTCGTTTAACCGAAGAAGCCAGACAACGACACAAACTTTCCTATGTGGCTACAGCAGCGTTAGGACGTACAATGTCGGCTGGTTTGCTTTTAGTTTCCAGCATGAAGAAAGAAGGTTCGAGAGTCAACATCCGCATTCGTGGTAATGGACCTTTAGGCGGGTTGCTGGTAGATGCTGGTTTAGATGGTACGGTGAGGGGCTATGTCGATAATCCCGGAGTCGAATTACCACCGAACCATCTGGGTAAACTTGACGTTGGTAGTGCTATTGGTCGAGACGGTTATCTTTATGTAGTGCGGGATGTCGGTTATGGCTATCCCTATTCGAGTACAGTGGGACTAGTTTCGGGGGAAATTGGCGACGATATTACTCATTATCTGGTGAGTTCCGAACAAACTCCTTCAGCGTTGTTGGTTGGGGTTTTTGTTGGGGCTGAGGGCGTAACGGCGGCGGGTGGAATTCTCTTGCAAGTAATGCCCAAAGCTGCTAGAGATGAAGAATTGGTCAAAACTTTAGAGTCTCGCGTCGCCCAACTTTCCGGATTTACACCTTTACTGCGCTTGGGGAAAACTTTACCAGAGATATTGACACAGTTGCTTGGTGACATGGGACTGGTAATTTTACCAGAAGTGCAAATGGTACGCTTTCATTGTCGCTGCTCATTCGCGCGAGTTTTAGGTGCGTTGAAAATGTTAGGAGTAGACGAACTTCAGGATATGATCGTCAAAGACGACGGTGCTGAAGCAACCTGTGACTTTTGTGGAGAAGTTTACCACGCCAGTAGTAATCAATTAGAGCGTTTAATTGAAGATTTGCAAGCTGAGTCAGTGTAA